In a genomic window of Rhododendron vialii isolate Sample 1 chromosome 12a, ASM3025357v1:
- the LOC131312094 gene encoding uncharacterized protein LOC131312094: MENGDDWLAPDKFQHILFCFSLTIIFSLLASKTRYPILRRLSIFFGSVVSLAAGAAKEVADELGFFKSAGASFKDAFADLVGIVLAVLLLSLSKSLSLRIKPDQSGKVPGLEIV, translated from the coding sequence atggaGAACGGCGATGACTGGTTGGCCCCAGACAAGTTCCAACACATCCTCTTCTGCTTCTCCCTCACcatcatcttctctctcctcgcctCCAAAACCCGCTACCCTATCCTCCGCCGCCTCAGCATCTTTTTCGGATCCGTCGTCTCGCTCGCCGCCGGCGCCGCCAAAGAGGTCGCCGACGAGTTGGGATTCTTCAAGTCCGCCGGAGCCTCCTTCAAGGACGCCTTTGCTGATCTCGTCGGCATTGTTCTCGCTGtgctccttctttctctctctaaatcacTCTCTCTCCGGATCAAACCGGATCAGTCGGGTAAAGTTCCAGGGCTCGAGATTGTCTGA